From a single Helicovermis profundi genomic region:
- the scfB gene encoding thioether cross-link-forming SCIFF peptide maturase codes for MIHKFSQGDLYFLLDINSGSIHVVDEIIYKILDYYPEKEKEEVLEILSGKFKVEELNIAFDEIKELRKNGQLFTEDTYVYSPAFVNRKPVVKAMCLHVAHDCNLRCKYCFASQGDFEGTRSLMSAEVGKKSLLYLVQNSGTRKNLEVDFFGGEPLMNFEVVKELVDYGRSLEKEYNKNFRYTITTNGTLLTDEINDYINENMDNVVLSIDGRKEVNDTMRYFVNEKGTYDNIMPKFKSLVSKRGDKTYYVRGTFTKYNTDFSKDVIHMANNGFRLTSIEPVVTEAKYDYALDESDLPKIFSEYDKLAEEIINRHGTEKEFEFFHFMNDLTQGPCIIKRVSGCGAGSEYLAISPEGDIYPCHQFVGDEDFKMGNILKNNLDDSLTKQFKDANVYTKEKCKECWAKFYCSGGCHANAYNFNGDVNKPYELGCEMEKKRLECSIYIKAKTLLGGE; via the coding sequence ATGATTCATAAGTTTAGCCAGGGAGATTTATATTTTTTATTAGATATTAATAGTGGCTCAATTCATGTGGTTGATGAAATTATTTATAAGATATTAGATTACTACCCTGAAAAAGAAAAAGAAGAAGTATTAGAAATATTAAGCGGTAAATTTAAGGTAGAAGAGTTAAACATTGCTTTTGATGAGATAAAGGAACTGAGAAAAAATGGTCAATTATTTACAGAAGATACATATGTGTATAGTCCAGCTTTTGTTAATAGAAAACCTGTTGTAAAAGCGATGTGTCTGCATGTGGCACATGATTGTAATTTAAGATGTAAGTACTGTTTTGCATCACAAGGTGATTTTGAAGGAACAAGAAGCTTGATGAGCGCTGAAGTTGGCAAAAAATCTTTGCTTTATCTAGTTCAGAATTCAGGAACTAGAAAAAATCTTGAAGTTGATTTTTTTGGTGGAGAACCACTAATGAATTTTGAAGTTGTAAAAGAACTTGTTGATTACGGAAGAAGTCTTGAAAAAGAATATAACAAAAATTTCAGATATACAATTACAACTAATGGTACACTGCTTACTGATGAAATTAATGATTATATAAATGAAAATATGGACAATGTTGTTTTAAGTATTGACGGAAGAAAAGAAGTAAATGATACAATGAGATATTTTGTAAATGAAAAAGGGACATACGATAATATTATGCCAAAATTCAAATCTTTAGTTTCTAAAAGAGGAGATAAAACTTACTATGTAAGAGGTACTTTTACAAAATACAATACTGATTTTTCAAAAGATGTTATTCATATGGCAAATAATGGGTTTAGATTAACTTCCATCGAACCTGTTGTTACAGAGGCAAAATATGATTATGCATTAGATGAAAGCGATTTACCAAAAATATTTAGTGAATATGATAAACTTGCGGAAGAAATTATTAATAGACATGGAACTGAAAAAGAATTTGAGTTTTTTCATTTTATGAATGATTTAACTCAAGGTCCTTGTATTATTAAACGTGTTTCAGGTTGTGGTGCAGGTTCTGAGTATCTTGCTATATCACCTGAAGGAGATATTTATCCATGTCATCAATTTGTTGGTGATGAAGATTTCAAAATGGGAAATATTCTTAAAAACAATTTAGATGATTCTTTAACTAAGCAATTTAAAGATGCAAATGTTTACACTAAAGAAAAATGCAAAGAATGTTGGGCTAAATTCTATTGTAGTGGTGGATGTCATGCAAATGCATACAATTTTAATGGTGATGTAAATA
- the scfA gene encoding six-cysteine ranthipeptide SCIFF, which yields MKYVKTLNKGNFKESASYGGCGECQTSCQSACKTSCTVGNQECERSK from the coding sequence ATGAAATACGTTAAAACATTAAACAAAGGAAATTTTAAAGAAAGTGCATCTTACGGTGGATGTGGTGAGTGTCAAACATCATGTCAATCAGCTTGTAAAACTTCTTGTACTGTAGGAAACCAAGAGTGTGAAAGAAGCAAATAA
- the yajC gene encoding preprotein translocase subunit YajC, with translation MSGLGMIVYVAAFLGIFYFLLIRPQQKKTKELKSMRDGVSIGDEIVTIGGVLAKVKMISNDDITIEIGEENTIIIKKWAVGSVIDSVSEKM, from the coding sequence ATGTCAGGACTCGGGATGATAGTTTATGTTGCAGCATTTTTAGGTATTTTTTACTTTTTGCTTATTAGGCCTCAACAAAAAAAGACAAAAGAACTTAAAAGTATGAGAGACGGAGTTTCTATTGGAGACGAAATTGTAACAATTGGAGGAGTTTTAGCCAAAGTTAAAATGATTTCGAACGATGACATTACAATAGAAATTGGGGAAGAGAACACAATTATTATTAAAAAGTGGGCAGTTGGTAGCGTTATTGATTCAGTTTCTGAAAAAATGTAA